CACGCGAGAAGGGCACGCGTTAAATTGTAAAAAAGTGACTTCCAAGGTTAGTGTATGTTTTCCAATCTTGGTGTGCCCACGCTGTGTTTgatgacccaaaaaaaatttaaaaataaaaatattttccgtTTCAACCTTcgattttgttttttcaaaattcaaattttaacctctaaattcaaaataagaaaaaaaactttttttcttttttttcttcttcttctttctttctttctctcttctcttctttctttcctttctttctttgtttcatttttctttcctgcTTCCTCTGCTTCTccttttctaattttctttcgGCCTCCTTCTCCCTGGCGCGAGCCGTCAGCCGCGCCtcgtttctctctctctctctctctctctacccaGCAACCCACGCTCCACCGCCCGTCTCTCCTCTTCCTCCACCACCACGCCGCCTTCTCACCCACCACTGTGGTTTGAGGAAAGTTCCATTGTCcttcttcttgcttttgctgttTATTTGTTACATTAATGGCAATGTACCATTCAGGTGTAAGGGGGTTCGACTGGTGTCTcttttttttctgcttttggtCCTGCTTATCTTGGTGATCAACAATTGCCTGGCAACTCATTCTTCTATTGCTAGATATAGTTTATTCTATAATTTAAGATTCGGTGACAAGTAAGAGCATGTTGTCCTGGTGAATATTGTGAATTTAATGACtttgtgtgaattgtggttaacttgtttaggcaatataaatattttgcTGGCACATGTTGTGTGGATTGATCGACTGTtgatcttagttctccatgtttaggAGATGACGTAGGCCGTGATTTTTAATAGTCTGGTATTTTGTTGTGAATAACATATGGCTATGCTCCACTAGTTTCGTCACCCAGTAACCGGGAGTTTTCACCACAAGTGTCAACTCTCGAGTCAAAAAGTGGCGATATCTATAAGTAGGTAGTCCTGAAGCTTTGAAAAGTTGAGTAACTAggctctttcatctaaaaatgtcagaaTTAACTTCAAAAGACTTGAATGGCTTGGGACTAAACATTTATTCGttcaaaagagaagaaaaacaaagaaaataaaataactaaaggaaaaaaaaaggagaaaagaacaAAGAACAAAGGTGAAAAATATGTAAGCCTATGATCATGTTGGTCTGTCGATCTTTGGTTttcaatgttgagattttggttgccaGTTGGACCAATTGCTGACTGTTGCTAGTTTAATATTTGGATTTCCTAGGCGACATAGCCATGAATTGGATGAGCCTCTGATTTCAAGAACTAATCGGGAGGATTATGTCTTGACACTTGGCCACTGAACCTTGATTTTGGTATAAGCACAGTTTGGCAATAGATGACATGAGAGCTGGTCATTGTTGAGTCtagttgttctcatgcttgaggacaagcatgattcaggtgtgaggagaattgatagggtgttaattgtcagtaattttattgttaattttcatcTTTCTCCTTGTCAAATATTGTTTAATTGTTAgcatatacttatatttggtatttggccCTGATTACAAGAAGTGGAACACACAAGTGCTAAAAAGGAGACTTTCTTGAGAAAAATGCTCCACACGtggaaaactactaaaatatCTACAAACCGAGCTCCACATTGTGCCACAAGTAGATTGCCTTTCCTTTTGCTGATTGGTAGTTGACTAGTAATAGGGAGTTTACTAGCACTAGAATTACAAAACTAAAGGAACATTCGCGGGGGCCgcatttgcttttgtttttccttggaTTGTTTAGATTAGGGGACGGCTTCGGCTCTTAGTTTTTTTGTCCAGTTCCTCCATTTGTTTATGGCCTTTTTTCCGTCCCTTCTAGGAGGACGACGGGAACATAGCTTGTTTTCGATAATTACTTCTGCAATTTCGCATGGGATTTCCTCCATGCAGATGAACTAAGTTTCTACATCTAGTCGAAGGTCAACTTGAAGACTCGGTTCCAAACATCAGTGAGATCGaatttttttacttatttttttattcattggtatttatGCGTTTTCTAGTTTAACTTCTTATGGTTGTTTTGTTATTtaaatgtcaagggcccgatattcgaattaacttAATAATCTACTAccagattaattgattgaatccgtaattgttcgattgattaataccagtagtgactagcgtgattggtttcatgttaggaaaatgtatgatctaatttaaacgaaccctcgtagcgtgtttgttggttagggttgagcttttctaattcttattgcaatcgagaaattaaatcctatggtcaTACCTacggttatttcttggttagggaaatagttaatggtcgtaccttgactatcgaaaaaataaggaaagactagttgtttatcgcgtgtatgacaactataaccaatctattaatgagtaattgaattatctttgcattgatgatcagttgaatggaccgtgTATGAAAAATTGCACCTTTGGCTAGAgtcgtattggttattgattaatttttgtttatttctattagttgtttcattagttagttaattagttattttatattttccaaaaatcCCCCATGCGCTGAACtttagaagaaacgaattatccctaatccctgtggattcgaccctactcaccgctatatacaaaatttgtactTTTTTAAGTAAGTAATTATTATTGAACAGGTTCGACATCTTTCAACAAGATGCTGCCTAGCCAAAGGGAAAAACCTTTAGTGATATGTCGTGCCCCACTTTTAAGCGAAACAATCCATTCAAGAAAATCAAATCAAGGTTTAATCATGTTTGTGTACTTGTTGATTTCCGAATACCATTGCGGACGTTAAGAATTTTTGTAATGAATTAGTCTGACGGCATAACTTGACTTGGTATAGTGATTGTATGGGAGTTTTCTCCGCCAAAATTATTTGGTTTTGTCCACAAGGGGAACCTATATAGAATTCGTAAAAATTATAAGAATTGTCTATAAACATACCACTAATTTTCTATATCCTTTATTCTTTAAGCTAGCTTATAAATTAACTACTAAATGATTGTATGGCTTAGTTACTAGTGGGCTATTTGTAGTCAAGTTCTCATAAAAGTTTTTCCTAGCTTAACCTAGATGGTTCAATTGCAAGGCACAGTTGTCGTACATAATCGGCAAATAATGAACGATGCCCTCAAATAAAATGTAATATGAAGCGATACATTTCAGGAAGAAAGTTTAGGAACACGAGTCCTTATTTAGTGTCGAAAGGGTCAAATATAGCAGTTGGCAAAATTTTTACACTAAGGGCTAGATGAGTAGTGTACATTAGAAATAGCGCAATAGGGAGAGTTTGTTTTGGTGTTTTGTTTTaggaataatttcagaaaccactcctgaggtttctgacaatttcactagcCACCtctaaattttataaaattacacaaacctcccctaaggttaagattttaataacAAATTTAGTCCAATTAtaaaaagtaacattaaaaaagtattttaaggagaaagatgaaacttttatttcttAAATACCTCTTATGCATGTATATAAGTCGTATttgtaaaagaataaaaataattaaaatttaaaaacaattaATACACACATTTAACCACTCAAAAAGTtcacatttaataaattaaacAACACAAATAAGTAACAAAACTACACCAATGATTACAAGATTCAACAAAACAGATCAATCATTTCTTTTAACATGATGTTTGCTATGATTCTCACGATTTTgaatagaaaaattttcaaattttgtctttttttccttccttccaattttctttgaaactctTAAAATTGCGACAATTGTAAAGTAATTTCATGAAAATAAAGGAGATAATTGTAAAGTAATTTCATGGGAATAATGGAGAAATGAGGGGGAAAAAagacaaaattcaaaaaattttctattcaaaatcacaagaatcataGTAAACATCATGTTAAAAAAGATGATTAGTCTGTTTTGCTAAATCTTGTAAtcattagtgtagttttgttgtttatttatGTTGTCTGATTTattaaatatgaattttttgaGTGGTTAAATGTGTGTATTAATTATTTCtgacttttaattatttttattcttttactaatattacttatatacatgcataagggtatttatgaaataaaagtttTATCTCTCTGTTTaaagtatttttttaatattactttttctaattgaaCTAACTTTGTTATCAAAACTttaacctcaagggaggtttgtgTAGTTTTATAAACTTCAAGGGAGGCGagtgaaattatcaaaaatctcaggggaggtttctaaaattatccctttgttTTATATGGGATGTGTTTGGTTTAAACCAGTTCGTGAGGTGATATATtaataaagggataatttcagaaacctccctcaaGGTTTCTGATAATTACACTTAAATAGCCTctaatattaaaaattacactCCCCTCCTTTTCTGATGGATATGACCAAATGTCACCATCAATAGCTTCCAAATGACTAAATTGCCCTGAAAAATTTGTACATTTTCTGCCATTAGAAAAATGGAAAGGAATGGCCTCAAGAAACCAAAGCTTCCTCTAGTTGGTGATCCTTCATCCGGTGAAGAATCCGagcaaaaaaaatgcatgatatataGCTATTTCAGCTCCATCAACATCACTACAGATAAAAAATCAAATTGTTTTAACTTATTGAACTTATTTAGCAGTTTTTTAAGTACCGTATCTTGTTGATCATCTTAATATTTTCATATTATCATTGAAGCTCCTCACAGTAGCATGTGGCCAAGATAGAGGTGTTAGATTGCTTGTAAAAGTAGGCTAAAGGGATAATCCTTACTTGTGGGTGTTCATTGTCTAATGAAGATGAATCAGAGGTTATGTCTATTGTGGTTGATTTTGACATGCATGTGGTGTGCTTGATGTTTTTGGGAGCAAGTGTTCTGGACATAGACTAATAATGAAATCTGCTCCTACACTGTACTGTATAATAGTTCATTGTTGATGATCTGAAGAATTTGTGCTGAGATTTTAGTAGAAATAAAGATGTTTGATCAttgattagggccttagtcaaCTGGACCTTGCATTTTAAATTGAACAGCTTCATTTTCTGTTCATGCAAGAAAAATTTCTCGTTCTCTGACTTTGTAATGGACAATGAGCATCATTAAGCTGGAATTAATCATTATATGAAATTCTAATGCTTGAAAGTGTGAAAACAGGATGCCCAGTGTAGTTGTCCATGACATTATTCTTCACTACAAAGAGAAAAATCTCTCATTCTCTGACTTTGCAATGGACAATGAGCATCATTAAGCTGGAATTAATCATTATATGCAATTCTAATGCTTGAAAGTGTGAAAACAGGATGCCGAGTGTAGTTGTCCATGACATTATTCTTCACTACAAAGGGAAGAAAATTAGAATTCCCAATGTGGATCCTGATGAGCATTCTTACATAGTGCTTcttaatgatgtttatgaagaGCACTTCATGAAGTTCCTAGGAATTTTAATTATCTGTTACATTTGATATTTGTTATTCCAAGAAGTGGTGAAACTATGGATGTGAACACTGAagaagttgtttttgaaatgttCAAGAGGCATGAAAATGAGCTATTTTTGGATTGGATGAACTACTTTTGGAAATGGTTCCAAAGCCTGTGCTTGCTGTGCGCTGTTCCTGTATCCCATCACGCCACAGACTGAAGACGCAAGAATAAAAGAAGACAGCTTGATCAAGGATCCTAGTGCTGGAATATACTTTATGAAACAAACTGTCGGAAATGCCTGTGGAACAATTGGGCTCGTACCTGGACAAGTTCTTTAAAACTACGGCAAaaatgaacctagaggaatatGCAGCATTCCTTGAAAATGATAGAGAAATGGAAGTTGCTCATTCTGACAcccactttatttgtttcacaTGTGTGAATGGACAACTTTATGAGCTTGATGGAAGGAGGTCCGGACCAGTTTCACATGGTTCTTCCTCTTCAAGCAGCTGGTTGCATGATGCAGCTAAAGTTATTCAGAAGATGATTGAGAAAAACCGAGATTCACTCAACTTCAACGTGATGGCCATTTCAAAAAGGGTTTGAGGAGAATAAATGATGCAACATGAACATCCATTGCGGCCATTGAGAAGCGACCTACCTGGCTCTACAAGCTTCTTGGCCTAAACCTTGAGGGCTGTTTTTTTGCACTCGTCATTACATGTAATGACAGAATCAGTTTTGCTAGAATTATTAAGCCCTGGAAGAAGTCAGCTGTAACTCCAAAACTACCAAGTTATAGTTCTGCCTGATAAGTAAATGATGACTTGTTACTGCTTCTACATACAATGAGGGCAAATTTGGTACAACGGtactttttctcaaattttaagAAAGCTTCACTGACAGAGACTAAAATtgttatgggataatttcagaaacctcccttgagatttttgaCAGTTTTACTCTcctcccctgtggtttcaaaaatatcacaaacctcccttgaagtttaggattttGTAACAAAATCAGCCCATGATGTCAAAAGTGAACATAAAAAAGCGTTTTCAGGAAAGAGAGGAAATTTTGTTTCCATAAATGCCCATGAGGTAAGTGTACAAGTTATATTAGTGAAATaatgaaaactaataaaaaCCAAATTTGGTGGGAgtcaaaccagcaaaaataaaattcctACTCTTAAGTCACGAATTAAGTCCACtatggtactggagcagggacttaggctgtgcaatgggttactagcTTCACCCTGGTGCCAGaatttgcttgatccgatataccaaagTATCTTAATTacatgaaagataaaatttgaatatagcagtgagtagggtcgaatccacagggacttggGAATTTATTTTGAATGAATGTAACATTAAATAAAAATGGGGGGATTGATATGAAACTACCTAATTTAATTgctcaaattaaaaataagacaatcgcagataaaataaataacaataaatataaagtaaattaaCGGAAGGAAAATCTCTAGTCAAACGTATAATCTCCACTAATGGTTCGAATCATTGATCACAGATGCAGAgataaaatctttcatttacaAATAAACTGGTTATGGTTGTCAATACGCTCTGACAACCTGCCTAACCTTCCTGATTCGATAACCACAACAAGCTCTGTGGTTATTGCCCTAGCCAATTAAGCAGTCCTAAACACACTCTTAGGATTTAAcctattgacagcattaatCATTAGACTGGCCACCAATtataaccaacaaacacacacgcTCGGTTTATTTAGGCTATATCATATATTTCCGCAACAACAATTCGAAAGTTTCTACTACAATTGAATCATGTCACTCGCCACATGCACTAAAATTACCCAACAATTACGGATTGAGCACTCTTAGATGGCTGTTAATTACTCACACAATTAAACAGCGATCAAGtatttaattgcaagaaataatcatatgcataagtgaacaggaaatatataaatacttgcAAATTAAAGAACGTAGGCAaatcaattcgatctcacagttttGTCGAACCAAAGCTTCGATTTAACCTCTGACTAGATGAAGAAATTAGCCACTCCTCACAGTTGAATTGCAGCCAAAAGTACTACTCGAGTTCttaattgaaaaaggaaaataaattgggaaaaggaaggaaaaacggAACGGAACAGAATGGCCTGCGTTGATTTTCAGAGTCTTCTCCCCTGccgttttctcctttttttcttgtttctcttttcttttttctaatccTCTTCAGTTGAACCAGAGGTCTTTTTTTACCTCGCGTCCCCCCAGGGCTTCTTTagcgtttctttcttttttttttccaaaaatgggCCTCGTGTGCAATTGAAGCTCAATGGGATGCGGGCTTTCTACTGCATCAGTTGTACTGTTCTTTGCTTTAAACTAACCAAAAGCAAAAGTCCAAAACGCTTGCTAACTTGATGCAGTAACAATCATCAACACCCCATCATCCCTGATGTAGCGGTTTTCAAGTATCAACTAAGAAACTTGTATCAAGATTTTCTTAATGGAATTTCCTCAATTAGGCTTCAATTTCTCCTTTTCTGCCTCAATTGACCTGAAGTTCCTAGAAATcacacaaaaattcaaatataagtagaatctagcAAATTATCAcaacatttggtcaaaataaaggggaaaatattaacaaataaaCTGCCTAATTTGCGCATTAACAAATTCCCCCACACCAAgacaatgcttgccctcaagcattcaCTACCCAAAAATCACAGTCAAGATCACAAATACTTGAATAGCTCCATAAACTTGCACAAGTGTCACATCTTCTCAACAATTTCACCAAAATGAGGATGTTAAAAACTTGACAAACCTCACATGGATAGCAGTGTATACACTCAACCACTCAAAATATGGAAAGGATGTTTATATCACTCAAGTCAACAACATAGAATGATTTTACCATATGCTTGCTAATATATCAAATCTCCACCACTTTAATGAACTTGATACAAAAATCAAAGGGTCTTTTATTAAGGATGTAATGGGGCTTGGGTTAAATGTTAGACAAAATGGACCTTTAGGCTAATAATGTCAAAAGAAATACCAATAGCTCATTGCATGAAATGAAtcgcccttttttttttcaatccccTAACTCCAAGGCACATCAACAATCGAAGCCAACTCTACATAATAACCTTCACACAGGCATCAACCCAACTTTCTCAACACTGCTACAAGGACACttccatattttttttgttttttttttggtctttttttttgtttttttttgtgtgcAGCAAAACATAACTAAACTTGAAAGATAAACACAACTGCCAAATCCTTGTAGTAATACTTGATAATTTTCACGCAATAAAACTCAGGCATCCTTTTGACTCAAGGTTCAATAATAAAGTTCAAATATAAAGGCTTAGGATGCAAATTTGGGTATCAGACAAAGAAACAGTCAAGGCTCAGATTGGTTAACTACGTGAAATATGATCAAGGTAGGCTTTTAGAAAGTCAAAAGAGGTTAAACCTAATTGCCCTTCTCATATTAATGCCTCAAATTCAAACGTGGTCTCGACATGCATAAcaaagcaagttctagaatatCAAATCATGTGTGATATCACTCATTCAAAGCAAATAGAGCAATTATAAATGTAATGCTCATTAGGCCCAAAAGctcacaaaaaaaatgaaaatatgtcaAATTTTTAAACACCCTTCATTTGAATCAATAGTCAAGAAAACACATTACTTGCACTAGCAATAGAATACCATTCACACTTGCATCTTGACTGAATCAATACGAATCTCAAAAAGTCTTGAAAAATCAGAAACTAGACGAATTAACTCAAAAACTGACCAAAAATACTTaaaattttttctcattttcatttttttttgaaacaaaaaaccAAACTAGAAATTAAAAATCAACATGATCtccctcccccacacctaaacatTGCCTTGTCctcaaggaaaaaataaaaataaaaataaaatgtagaaagaaagaaatactcCCCTGAAGAAATACTAAGTTTCCGGTGGAAAAGGAGGTTGGAAACGAACGTGCTCGAAATAAGCTGCCAGGTTCTGACCCATGCGGGACAAACGTCGATCCATCTGTTGGCTCTGCTCCGTACGAGGACCGACTGCTCGGAGATTCTGCTGATGGTTGAAGGTTCGCTGCTGATCTCGGCGAGGACCAACAGCTGCTGCTTTATTTGATCCTACCTATCACAAAGAAATTATATCACGTAAATCACTTTTAACAAATCAACAAACACAATCAAACCACTAAAAACAATAactcttgggttgcctcccacgcagcgcctttctttaatgtctttggctagacaaaaTAATGCTTCAATCAGAGAGTTCAGGCACTGCAAGGGTCACCTCCTCAACATTATTAACTTCAAATCCTTCATAAAAAGGTTTGAGACGATGACCATTAACCTTAAAAATCTTGTCAGTGTGAAGACTTTGAATTTCTACTGCACCATGAGGAAACACATTAGTCACAATAAAAGGTCCAATCCAACGAGAATGCAATTTACCAGGAAAAAGTTTAAGTCTAGAGTGAAAAAGAAGTACTTTTTGaccaatacaaaaaattttcctcGAAATTGCTTTATCATGAAATGCTTTTGTCTTTTCCTTATAAATGCTAGAACTCTCATATGCATCATTTCGGATTTCCTCCaactcttgcaattgcaacttcctGTGTTCTCCAGCTTCATCCATCCGCATATTGTAATTTTTAACTGCCTAATATGCCCTATGTTCCAATTCCACAGGTAGATGACAAGGTTTGCCAAAAATTAATCGGTAAGGAGACATACCTATGGGGGTCTTAAAAGCTGTACGGTAAGCCCAAAGTGCATCATCTAAGCGCAAACTCCAATCCTTTCTATTGGGATTCACCGTCTTTTCAAGTATCGACTTGATTTCTTTATTGGAGATTTCTGCTTGACCACTAGTCTGCGGATGATAGGACGTAGAAACCCGGTGAGTAACGCCATATTTCTTCAACAATGCTTCCATTGCTCGATTGCAGAAGTGTGTCCCTCGGTAACTGATAATTGCTCTTGGCGTGCCATACCTGACAAAAATATGAGATTTAATAAAATCAACTACAACCTTAGCATTGTCAGTCCTAGTTGCCTTAGCCTCTATCCACTTTGAGACATAATCAACTGCAagtaatatatacatattaccaaaagaggaaggaaatggacccataaaatctataccccatacatcgaaaatttcacaaaccAGTATAGGAGTGAGAGGCATTTGATCTCTATGGCTTAAATTACCTGTCTTTTGACAATTTGCacatgatttacaaaataagtatgcatcactaaacaaagttggccaaaataaaCCACACTCTAAAACCTTTCTTGCAGTTCGCTTAGGGCCAAAATGTCCACCACACGCATATGAGtgacaaaaagataaaattgatgGAACCTCTTCTTCAGACACACACCTGCGAATAATTTGGTCAGAACAATATTTCCACAAGTATGGTTCATCCCACACATAATATTTAACatcacttttaattttttccttttgagctCTAGACAAATCATTAGGTAGCGTTCTAGTAACAAGATAATTCGCTAAATCAGCATACCAGGGAGTTGTCTTTTGAACTACAAAAAGATGCTCATCTGGAAAATTATTCTTCAAGGGAGTAGGTCCTTCACTATTGATCAAACGACTGAGGTGATCAGCAACCATATTTTCAGCACCCCTTTTGTCTTTAATTTCCAGATCAAATTCTTGGAGTAGGAGAATCCACCTTATAAGTCGTGGTTTGGCCTCTTTCTTGTTGAGCAAATATTTCAAAGCTGCATGGTCAGAATAAATAATGACTTTAGTGCCAAGTAAATAAGAACggaatttttctaaagcaaaaacAATAGCTAAAAACTCATTTTCCGTAGTCGAATAATTGCATTGGGCACCATCCAAGGTCCTCGAGGCATAATAAATGAGATAAGAAGCTCTGCCCTCTTTCTGGCCGAGTACTGCACCAACAGCAAAATTGCTGGCATCACACATTATCTCGAAAGGAAGACTCCAGTTTGGTGGTCGAACCACTGGTGCTGAAGTCAATGATCCCTTGAGCGTGTCAAATGCACTCTTGCAATTATCATCAAAATGAAATACCACATCCTTTTGAAGTAATTTGCATAGAGGATGGGATATCTGTGAAAAATCTTTGATGAAACGCTTATAAAAACCTGCATGGCCAAGAAAAGAGCGAACTTCCCGCACACTTGCGGGGTAAGGTAAACATTTGATAATTTCTACCTTAGCCTTATCTACCTCAATTCCTTTAGCAGATACCACATGGCCTAAAATTATGCCTTGGTCtaccataaaatggcatttctCATAATTTAAGACAAGATTAGTCTCAATGCAccttttaagaatttttgtgaGGTTAATTAAACATTCATCAAAAGAATTACCATAGACagtaaaatcatccataaacacTTCTATGATATTCTCCACATAATCAGAaaatatactaaccatacatcTTTGGAATGTAGCAGGCGCATTACAAAGACCAAAAGGCATTCGTCTATAGGCAAATGTACCAAAAGGGCAAGTAAATGTGATTTTCTCTTGATCTTCAGGCGCCACTGGAATTTGTAGAAAAcctgaaaaaccatcaagaCAGTAATAATGAGATTTTCCTGCCAACCTTTCCAAcatctgatcaataaaaggCAATGGAAAATGATCTTTACGAGTTAATgcatttaattttctaaaatcggtACAAACTCTCCATCCATTTTGAACTCGAGTGGGCACTAACTCACTTTTAGGATTTTCAATAACAGTAATTCCTGTCTTTTTAGGAACTACTTGAACAGGACTTACCCACTTACTATCCGAAATGGGATAGATTATACCTGTGTCAAGAAGTTTTAAAACTTCTTTCTTCACTACCTCCATCATTGGTGGGTTCAATCTCCTTTGAGCCTCTCTCGAAGGCTTAGCACCATCTTCTAACAAGATGCGATGCATGCAAGTGGCTGGACTTAATCCTTTTATGTCAGTTACTGTCCATCCTATTGCCTCCTTGTGGTCCTTCAACACCCGAATTAATTTTTCTTCCTCTAAAGCAGTCAATTTACTGGAAATTATTACTGGGAGTGTATCTCCATCTCCCAAGAATGCATACTTTAAATTATCCGGTAACTGCTTTAATTCCACCTTCGGGGCTTGCACAATAGATGGCAAAAGCTGTGAATGAGACAAAGGTAATTCCAAGTAAGACACATTGGAAAATTCTGGACAAAGAGAATTCAATTCAAAAATAACTTCCTgcaattcaaaaggaaaaacaaacttCCCTTTTATCTTTTGCAAATTTTCCTGATAGAGACCAGTAGAAATAGCAACCTTCAACGCATCGTCattattaaattcaaaattttgttgcGCCAAAGAATCAATTACATCTATAACAAAAACTGAATGAGATTCACCAGGATATTTCATGGCATCATAAATGCTAAATTTAATAACAccaccatcaaattccatagtCAATGTGCCAGTgaaaacatcaatttttgttctaGCAGTTTTCA
This Coffea arabica cultivar ET-39 chromosome 3e, Coffea Arabica ET-39 HiFi, whole genome shotgun sequence DNA region includes the following protein-coding sequences:
- the LOC140038362 gene encoding uncharacterized protein; its protein translation is MGENVSAVLQKKLPPKCKDPGMFTVPCKIGNIKIEKAMLDLGVSINVMPRSIYNLMNVGPLKETGVIIQLADRSNAYPDGVSEDILVQIDNLIFPADFYVLDMEDDNSNSSPILLGRPFLKTARTKIDVFTGTLTMEFDGGVIKFSIYDAMKYPGESHSVFVIDVIDSLAQQNFEFNNDDALKVAISTGLYQENLQKIKGKFVFPFELQEVIFELNSLCPEFSNVSYLELPLSHSQLLPSIVQAPKVELKQLPDNLKYAFLGDGDTLPVIISSKLTALEEEKLIRVLKDHKEAIGWTVTDIKGLSPATCMHRILLEDGAKPSREAQRRLNPPMMEVVKKEVLKLLDTGIIYPISDSKWVSPVQVVPKKTGITVIENPKSELVPTRVQNGWRVCTDFRKLNALTRKDHFPLPFIDQMLERLAGKSHYYCLDGFSGFLQIPVAPEDQEKITFTCPFGTFAYRRMPFGLCNAPATFQRCMVSIFSDYVENIIEVFMDDFTVYGNSFDECLINLTKILKRCIETNLVLNYEKCHFMVDQGIILGHVVSAKGIEVDKAKVEIIKCLPYPASVREVRSFLGHAGFYKRFIKDFSQISHPLCKLLQKDVVFHFDDNCKSAFDTLKGSLTSAPVVRPPNWSLPFEIMCDASNFAVGAVLGQKEGRASYLIYYASRTLDGAQCNYSTTENEFLAIVFALEKFRSYLLGTKVIIYSDHAALKYLLNKKEAKPRLIRWILLLQEFDLEIKDKRGAENMVADHLSRLINSEGPTPLKNNFPDEHLFVVQKTTPWYADLANYLVTRTLPNDLSRAQKEKIKSDVKYYVWDEPYLWKYCSDQIIRRYGTPRAIISYRGTHFCNRAMEALLKKYGVTHRVSTSYHPQTSGQAEISNKEIKSILEKTVNPNRKDWSLRLDDALWAYRTAFKTPIVEIQSLHTDKIFKVNGHRLKPFYEGFEVNNVEEVGSNKAAAVGPRRDQQRTFNHQQNLRAVGPRTEQSQQMDRRLSRMGQNLAAYFEHVRFQPPFPPET